Proteins from a single region of Pseudomonas sp. BSw22131:
- a CDS encoding dermonecrotic toxin domain-containing protein encodes MNRPLTPYFDPDLLKVAFAADLAAVASSRRISEDQRRWLQTLVDDTDDQSQADTPRVDRLTSASSEFAGSELPEALLISRENNSEPQVYLYTLLNGLEPFDNRQSLLQYLEERNYSSSQALSELEAERLDSPVFESWTCAIVDVQVDAVNAVFQQIQALPTLRSAMTELLQNTVERSSPDVPLDIGWVCLQIAKQGTAADGSTTTEIVGTCSLLDAALDTYAGKALAADQSFVFLDGNGETLDAIWSKPYRDALSGVKDTLPRVFERTLQTWWRGPTTLRRDKAILALAESLRQSLLDNKANGNLTARQFADLRTLLPGRAARTDQGVTRISKLAAMFPGQEPIKLVGMFTVEFVDLQDKGVWLFSAETGLRRFDDRNALRVHVSTWAGRGFLFRHLSFNDHALATWSGWLDLAYESYDAHEGDLASSLVDGIIVFQQRNLNFALARGYRDRHEAQVMVDDALDVRRLLDSRLHARNDSGRWRESPRLFVPSSLDANAIHQSSTPEPSVAVAKQVVSPTSTSVDSVSKHEDTWVSQLQTLEADLLHVRTSRPGIEACARRLLNAQLCVFADGRFDARDMQLRLPVDKADEPHVSISLVDWLLARVSGARLVDIPVGTQVFVPSYVSASGYFNASMQRLTLNRLIKRAHGQFQESYLKQIREAHRSVVREGDRQTELGQLSCDIRMRQLRLELAVEKHLEKFGPDALDMLQQLLDRPAQSMRSALGNQRVQVSSVSIEHDPRQNAVVLTNVFVFHRPAHAEGPLVFWSAIKGLRMYSSLAQLTDHLNRWLRKPEQNVRLRALLSEQDAQLISVWLQQPASPGVRLQTQVIQTPFIEHLQRAEEHRQYLSIEAAYFFATRRKLDSKAFIAICRSAETQNVATATLDAFTLSLEYLLLSASFPDWLTKASNLDLTIYCELLDLYLRVGSPDQDFLFNIPQLKDFAKEMLVSQLAADFPGQRIEPDDILVKHLRYVTPGVMGANSPLGIAAATEAYEETLTDFVLNHLGADKSFSLSVSTTDPRSVISVLTAPYLNQLARKLDVGGNFQKVLEEKLSTQSPDYAERYARFCWQYPAQTLEMAFELKLQGVLSERAWWFVERVIEMPDGLARSPVQGVRVDLRPFALIAAPGMDADLATGMYLFGPDDPDQGPLVLQVIFHEDFCFKEYASEAALMADLHKDTGLQNLVLQRLSPQARARYDFGGFHGAHLPTGIIPPLELPADVPLPPTLSRALVKGNAKLFFFEDTLRAMKNLAKNQTVTTAQSDWASFTYLLTLTGEQVLTFLPGRLGMLVAAWHSQSWFKSSFSSATAERWGKAISEFGAGLAMLLSQRTAREEEAEALDLREIKGDELQESPEPEGGQALDFSWGNGELSADLKARLRAFEVNDIELQALQKDPLLNLYLGNTPNKLYASVGGKVFKVRQVGGSWRVVGDHTRASGPTLRLNTRQQWELDVKWGLVGGGPVISRIKASRADANVAEVFITQAQGMEEIRALSRDDARRIGQAHLHAKRYLENALDNLNFPDTSTALDSRAQTLIKDFFEVTTVNPALHLELQNSAKALFDQVLDASLSPWSSERFVVGINKPGFEYTLGFTVKADPKRRIFLTERFFHAPAFSLASTAQTEGFEAGAHYRATILIHELSHLALNTQDIAYVESTAPFVDLLQGSTLNGALIKAGITDIRGMSLSHRTPRNRLFQVLKNGVWSDLSEEDGKALKTILDTTKAMDLEEARDTFLADEQIRWKLIMKNADSVSLLMTLLGRTRFS; translated from the coding sequence ATGAATCGTCCCCTCACCCCCTATTTTGACCCTGACCTGCTTAAAGTTGCCTTCGCGGCGGATTTAGCCGCTGTTGCGTCGTCGCGGCGTATCAGCGAAGACCAGCGCCGCTGGCTTCAAACCCTGGTGGATGACACCGATGATCAATCACAGGCCGATACGCCGCGTGTGGATCGACTGACAAGCGCGTCCAGCGAGTTCGCCGGCAGCGAACTGCCAGAAGCGTTGCTGATCAGCCGTGAAAACAACAGTGAGCCTCAGGTTTACCTGTACACACTGCTGAACGGCCTTGAGCCGTTCGATAACCGCCAATCCCTTCTCCAATATTTGGAGGAGCGCAATTATTCCTCCAGCCAGGCATTGTCAGAGCTCGAAGCCGAGCGTCTGGACTCTCCCGTGTTCGAGTCGTGGACGTGCGCCATTGTCGATGTGCAGGTCGACGCGGTGAACGCCGTCTTCCAGCAGATCCAAGCGCTGCCGACACTGCGCAGTGCCATGACTGAGTTGCTGCAAAACACCGTGGAGCGCTCGTCACCCGACGTGCCCTTGGATATCGGTTGGGTGTGTTTGCAGATTGCAAAGCAGGGCACCGCTGCCGACGGTTCAACCACCACCGAGATCGTCGGCACGTGCAGCTTGCTCGATGCTGCGCTTGATACTTACGCCGGCAAGGCTTTGGCGGCAGATCAGTCGTTTGTCTTCCTGGATGGCAACGGCGAAACCCTTGATGCCATTTGGTCCAAACCCTATCGCGACGCACTCAGTGGCGTGAAGGACACCTTGCCACGCGTGTTCGAACGCACACTGCAAACCTGGTGGCGCGGCCCCACAACTTTGCGCAGAGACAAAGCCATACTGGCGCTCGCCGAATCGTTGCGCCAATCGCTGCTGGACAACAAAGCCAACGGCAATCTCACGGCTCGACAGTTCGCTGACCTGCGGACCTTGTTGCCAGGCCGTGCGGCTCGCACTGACCAAGGGGTCACGAGGATCAGCAAGCTGGCAGCGATGTTCCCCGGGCAGGAACCGATCAAGCTAGTGGGCATGTTTACCGTCGAGTTCGTCGACTTGCAGGATAAAGGCGTGTGGCTGTTCTCGGCTGAGACCGGGCTGCGGCGTTTTGACGACCGCAACGCATTGCGGGTGCACGTCAGCACTTGGGCAGGTCGCGGGTTTTTATTCAGGCACCTGTCATTCAATGATCATGCGTTGGCCACCTGGAGCGGCTGGCTTGACTTGGCGTACGAGTCTTACGACGCCCATGAGGGCGATCTGGCGTCCAGCCTTGTGGACGGCATCATCGTTTTTCAGCAACGCAACCTCAACTTCGCTCTGGCCCGTGGCTACCGCGATCGACACGAAGCGCAGGTAATGGTCGACGATGCACTGGACGTTCGACGATTGCTGGATTCGCGCCTGCATGCGCGTAACGACAGCGGCCGTTGGCGCGAAAGCCCGCGTTTATTCGTGCCTTCCTCTCTGGATGCAAATGCTATCCATCAGTCGTCCACCCCCGAACCGAGCGTCGCGGTCGCAAAGCAGGTGGTTAGCCCGACCTCGACGTCCGTTGACTCGGTCAGCAAGCACGAGGACACGTGGGTGTCGCAGCTGCAAACGCTGGAGGCAGATCTGCTGCACGTACGCACCAGCCGCCCGGGGATTGAAGCGTGCGCTCGCAGGTTGCTCAATGCACAGCTGTGTGTGTTCGCTGACGGGCGATTTGATGCTCGGGATATGCAGCTGCGGCTGCCGGTTGATAAGGCTGATGAGCCACACGTCAGCATCAGCCTGGTGGATTGGCTGCTTGCGCGTGTCTCTGGCGCGAGACTGGTGGACATTCCGGTCGGAACGCAGGTGTTCGTGCCCTCCTACGTCTCGGCATCCGGATACTTCAACGCCTCGATGCAGCGCTTGACCCTCAATCGATTGATCAAACGCGCTCATGGGCAATTCCAGGAAAGTTACCTCAAACAGATCCGCGAAGCTCACCGGAGCGTCGTGCGTGAAGGCGACCGTCAGACCGAGCTGGGTCAACTGAGCTGCGACATCCGCATGCGCCAGTTGCGCTTGGAACTGGCCGTGGAGAAGCACCTCGAAAAGTTCGGTCCCGATGCGCTCGACATGCTGCAACAGCTGCTGGATCGGCCAGCTCAATCGATGCGTTCGGCGTTGGGCAATCAGCGAGTTCAGGTATCGAGCGTGAGTATCGAACACGACCCCAGGCAGAACGCCGTGGTACTGACCAATGTGTTTGTGTTCCATCGACCGGCGCACGCTGAAGGGCCGTTGGTGTTCTGGTCGGCGATCAAAGGGCTTCGGATGTACAGCTCGTTGGCTCAGTTGACGGATCACCTGAATCGTTGGCTGCGTAAGCCGGAACAAAACGTGCGCTTGCGGGCCTTGCTTTCAGAGCAGGATGCGCAGTTGATCAGCGTGTGGCTACAGCAGCCAGCCTCCCCGGGCGTCCGTCTGCAGACTCAAGTCATCCAGACGCCTTTCATCGAGCACCTGCAGCGCGCCGAGGAACATCGTCAGTATCTGTCCATTGAGGCGGCTTATTTTTTCGCCACACGTCGAAAACTCGACAGCAAGGCGTTTATAGCGATTTGTCGGAGTGCCGAGACTCAGAACGTTGCCACTGCAACGCTAGACGCCTTCACGCTCAGCCTGGAGTATCTGCTGCTCAGTGCCTCGTTTCCCGATTGGCTGACCAAGGCATCAAATCTTGATCTGACGATCTACTGCGAACTCCTGGATCTGTATTTAAGGGTCGGAAGTCCGGATCAGGATTTTTTGTTCAATATTCCCCAACTAAAGGATTTCGCAAAAGAAATGCTGGTCAGCCAGCTAGCGGCTGACTTCCCCGGGCAGCGAATTGAGCCGGACGACATTCTGGTTAAGCATTTGCGATACGTGACGCCGGGTGTCATGGGCGCCAATAGCCCGTTGGGGATTGCGGCTGCAACAGAAGCCTACGAAGAAACACTGACCGACTTTGTGCTCAACCACTTGGGCGCTGACAAGAGCTTTTCCCTGTCTGTTTCTACGACTGACCCCCGAAGCGTCATCAGTGTGTTGACTGCGCCGTACCTGAACCAACTTGCGCGCAAGCTCGATGTGGGTGGTAATTTCCAGAAGGTGCTGGAAGAAAAGTTGAGCACCCAATCGCCTGATTACGCTGAACGATACGCTCGGTTCTGCTGGCAGTACCCGGCGCAGACGCTTGAGATGGCGTTCGAGCTCAAGCTTCAGGGTGTACTCAGCGAAAGGGCGTGGTGGTTTGTCGAGCGAGTCATCGAAATGCCGGACGGACTGGCGCGAAGTCCAGTGCAGGGTGTGCGCGTTGACCTTCGGCCATTCGCACTGATCGCAGCACCGGGCATGGACGCTGATTTGGCGACCGGGATGTATCTGTTTGGTCCCGATGATCCCGATCAAGGACCATTGGTATTGCAGGTCATCTTTCACGAAGACTTCTGCTTTAAGGAATACGCCAGTGAAGCCGCCTTGATGGCGGATCTGCACAAAGATACCGGCCTGCAAAACCTGGTTTTACAACGTCTGAGCCCGCAAGCCAGAGCCCGTTACGACTTTGGGGGCTTCCATGGGGCTCATTTGCCCACCGGTATCATCCCGCCTCTGGAATTACCGGCGGACGTTCCTTTGCCCCCAACGCTCAGCCGGGCGTTGGTCAAGGGTAACGCCAAGTTGTTCTTTTTTGAGGACACGCTGCGTGCCATGAAGAATCTGGCGAAGAACCAGACGGTGACCACCGCACAATCCGATTGGGCATCCTTTACCTACCTGTTGACCCTGACAGGCGAGCAGGTGCTGACCTTCCTTCCCGGCAGGCTCGGCATGCTGGTGGCCGCGTGGCACAGCCAGTCGTGGTTCAAGTCGTCTTTTTCCTCTGCCACGGCAGAACGCTGGGGCAAGGCCATTTCGGAGTTTGGTGCGGGGTTGGCGATGTTGCTTTCCCAGCGCACCGCTCGCGAAGAAGAAGCTGAGGCCCTGGACCTGAGGGAAATTAAAGGCGACGAGCTGCAAGAGTCGCCCGAACCAGAGGGCGGGCAGGCGCTGGATTTTTCATGGGGCAACGGCGAACTGTCAGCCGACTTGAAAGCGCGCCTGCGCGCCTTTGAAGTCAACGATATCGAGTTGCAGGCGCTGCAGAAGGATCCGTTGCTCAACCTTTATCTGGGCAACACCCCGAACAAACTTTATGCATCGGTAGGCGGCAAAGTGTTTAAGGTTCGGCAGGTCGGGGGCAGCTGGCGGGTTGTAGGCGACCACACCCGAGCCAGCGGGCCGACCTTGCGCCTGAATACTCGGCAACAGTGGGAACTGGATGTCAAATGGGGGCTAGTTGGTGGCGGTCCGGTCATTAGCCGGATTAAAGCGTCGCGGGCTGACGCCAATGTGGCCGAAGTGTTTATCACTCAGGCGCAGGGCATGGAAGAGATTCGTGCGCTCAGTCGCGACGACGCGCGACGCATCGGACAGGCCCATCTGCACGCCAAGCGGTATCTGGAGAACGCGCTGGATAACCTGAATTTCCCTGACACCAGCACCGCTCTGGACAGCCGAGCGCAGACCCTCATCAAAGATTTCTTCGAAGTGACCACGGTCAACCCGGCGCTGCACCTTGAGCTGCAAAACTCAGCCAAGGCACTGTTTGACCAAGTGCTCGACGCCTCACTGTCGCCATGGTCATCCGAGCGTTTTGTGGTCGGCATCAATAAACCTGGCTTTGAGTACACCCTCGGATTCACCGTAAAGGCGGACCCCAAACGGCGCATTTTCCTGACCGAGCGGTTCTTCCACGCGCCGGCCTTTAGCCTTGCCAGCACTGCGCAGACCGAGGGGTTCGAGGCCGGTGCCCACTATCGGGCAACCATCCTGATCCACGAACTTTCGCACCTTGCTCTTAATACGCAGGACATTGCGTACGTTGAATCCACGGCACCGTTTGTGGACCTGTTGCAAGGCTCCACGTTGAACGGGGCATTAATCAAGGCGGGTATCACTGATATACGGGGGATGAGCCTGTCTCACCGAACGCCCAGGAACAGGCTTTTTCAAGTGCTCAAGAACGGGGTCTGGAGCGATTTGAGCGAGGAGGACGGCAAGGCCCTTAAAACCATTTTGGACACTACCAAGGCAATGGACCTGGAGGAAGCCCGCGATACGTTTCTGGCTGATGAGCAGATCCGCTGGAAGCTCATCATGAAAAACGCCGACTCAGTCTCGCTGTTAATGACGTTGCTGGGGCGTACGCGGTTCAGCTGA
- a CDS encoding substrate-binding periplasmic protein: MRVLVISALLLTSASAQAGAPPLRFSVSDSWSMPLMQVGRDGPTSGILFDIMESLSRQVGQTAEYRVYPRLRLQAALERGDVDVRCYAAQSWLPDMSGDYTWSLPLLNQRNVLISTSWNSGSVQLSDILGDHIGTVLGYSYPTLDSLFERGELIREDSRLQEQVLQKLAAHRFRYAVETQWSLDWYNRSRSDRDKLAVVGVIDEQPVGCIVRNDPDVPAQRIMRTLLRMKMSGEIERIVDRYNTVSGNPAEPQ, from the coding sequence ATGCGTGTGTTGGTTATAAGCGCCCTGCTGCTGACAAGCGCTTCTGCGCAGGCAGGCGCGCCGCCCTTGCGTTTCTCGGTATCAGACAGCTGGTCGATGCCGCTGATGCAGGTTGGCCGTGATGGCCCGACCTCCGGCATTTTGTTCGACATCATGGAAAGCCTGTCGCGCCAGGTTGGCCAGACCGCGGAGTATCGCGTCTATCCACGGCTGCGCCTGCAAGCGGCGCTCGAACGCGGCGATGTGGATGTGCGCTGTTATGCGGCGCAATCCTGGCTGCCGGACATGTCGGGCGATTACACCTGGAGCCTGCCGCTGCTCAATCAGCGCAATGTGCTGATCAGCACCTCGTGGAACTCGGGGAGCGTTCAACTGAGTGACATCCTGGGTGATCACATTGGCACCGTGCTGGGTTATTCGTACCCGACGCTGGACTCGCTGTTCGAGCGTGGGGAGCTCATCCGCGAGGATTCCCGGCTTCAAGAGCAAGTGTTGCAGAAGCTTGCCGCGCATCGCTTTCGCTATGCCGTGGAGACCCAATGGTCACTCGACTGGTACAACCGCAGCCGCAGTGATCGCGACAAGTTGGCGGTGGTGGGGGTTATCGATGAGCAACCGGTCGGGTGCATCGTGCGCAACGACCCGGACGTCCCCGCGCAACGCATCATGCGCACGCTGTTACGGATGAAGATGTCGGGTGAAATCGAGCGGATCGTCGACCGTTACAACACTGTGTCCGGCAACCCTGCCGAGCCGCAATGA
- the recR gene encoding recombination mediator RecR — MSFSPLIRQLIDALRTLPGVGQKTAQRMALQMLERDRSGGTRLAQALSQAMEGVGHCRQCRTLTEDDLCPQCSDPRRDDSLLCVVEGPMDVYAVEQTGYRGRYFVLKGHLSPLDGLGPEAIGIPLLLARIEEQGTFAEVILATNPTVEGEATAHYIAQLLNKKGLIASRIAHGVPLGGELELVDGGTLAHSFAGRKPISL; from the coding sequence ATGAGCTTCAGCCCCCTGATCCGTCAGTTGATCGACGCACTGCGCACCTTACCCGGCGTTGGCCAGAAAACCGCCCAGCGCATGGCTTTGCAGATGCTTGAGCGCGACCGCAGCGGCGGCACGCGTCTGGCGCAGGCGCTGAGTCAGGCAATGGAGGGGGTAGGGCATTGCCGCCAATGCCGCACCCTTACTGAGGATGATCTGTGTCCACAGTGCTCCGACCCGCGTCGGGATGATTCTCTGCTGTGTGTGGTCGAAGGTCCGATGGACGTTTACGCGGTTGAGCAGACCGGTTATCGAGGGCGCTACTTCGTGCTCAAAGGGCATTTGTCGCCGCTGGACGGTCTGGGCCCTGAAGCCATTGGTATCCCCTTGCTGCTGGCGCGAATTGAAGAGCAAGGCACCTTCGCTGAAGTGATCCTTGCCACCAACCCGACAGTCGAAGGCGAAGCCACCGCCCATTACATTGCTCAGTTACTGAACAAAAAAGGCCTGATCGCCTCGCGCATTGCCCACGGTGTACCGCTGGGCGGCGAGCTTGAGCTGGTCGATGGCGGCACGCTTGCTCACTCGTTTGCAGGACGCAAACCTATCTCGCTGTAG
- a CDS encoding YbaB/EbfC family nucleoid-associated protein, translating to MMKGGMAGLMKQAQQMQEKMAKMQEELANAEVTGQSGAGLVTIVMTGRHDVKRVSLDDSLMQEDKEILEDLIAAAVNDAVRKIDAASQEKTASMTAGMQLPPGMKLPF from the coding sequence ATGATGAAAGGTGGCATGGCTGGCCTGATGAAGCAGGCGCAGCAAATGCAGGAAAAAATGGCCAAGATGCAGGAAGAACTGGCCAATGCCGAAGTGACCGGCCAATCGGGCGCAGGCCTGGTGACCATCGTCATGACCGGTCGTCACGACGTCAAACGCGTGAGCCTTGACGACAGCCTGATGCAGGAAGACAAGGAAATCCTTGAAGACCTGATCGCCGCCGCCGTCAACGACGCCGTGCGCAAGATCGACGCGGCCAGCCAGGAAAAAACCGCCAGCATGACCGCTGGCATGCAGCTGCCGCCAGGCATGAAGCTGCCGTTCTGA
- the dnaX gene encoding DNA polymerase III subunit gamma/tau gives MSYQVLARKWRPRSFREMVGQTHVLKALINALDSQRLHHAYLFTGTRGVGKTTVARIIAKCLNCETGITSTPCGECSVCREIDEGRFVDLIEIDAASRTKVEDTRELLDNVQYAPSRGRFKVYLIDEVHMLSSHSFNALLKTLEEPPPYVKFILATTDPQKLPATILSRCLQFSLKNMTPERVVEHLTHVLGVENVPFEDDALWLLGRAADGSMRDAMSLTDQAIAFGEGKVMAADVRAMLGTLDHGQVFDVLTALIDGDARSLLEAVRHLAEQGPDWNGVLSEILNVLHRVAIAQALPEGVDNGHGDRDRVLALAQALPAEDVQFYYQMGLIGRRDLPLAPDPRGGFEMVLLRMLAFRPADNDDAPRQTLKSVGISPATVDSQKAVAGATSVASAPTASTAVVPPALITAPAPAVAQAAPVHAASAPEDDLDLPWNAAKASPAASATTPDAQTPSQAPAHQAHEQADEPSAPVDAAPQPAQTVPGPVLDTVAEQPDLTPMPAPAPASPVPDAPEIDSPEQLQAAVEAVSPGMLEALPDAVPYVPAPMDRDDEPPPDDDYYEPDVDIDPASYAYLDDLAHEAVETVEAVEAEPEPLPAAMPATGLAFEWLELFPKLPVSGMTASIAANCTLVSVDGDQWLLHLDPAHSALFNATQQRRLNDALNQFHERTLNLSIELIKPEQETPAQAGARRRADRQRQAEASIQADPFIQQMLQQFGAVIRDDTIAPVDAPVTQTH, from the coding sequence ATGAGTTATCAGGTTCTTGCACGTAAATGGCGTCCGCGCTCGTTCCGCGAAATGGTCGGCCAGACCCATGTGCTCAAGGCCCTGATCAACGCACTGGACAGCCAGCGCCTGCACCACGCCTACCTGTTTACGGGGACACGCGGCGTCGGCAAGACCACCGTCGCACGTATCATTGCCAAGTGCCTGAACTGCGAGACCGGTATCACTTCAACACCCTGCGGAGAGTGCTCGGTGTGCCGCGAAATCGATGAGGGGCGTTTTGTCGACCTGATCGAGATCGACGCCGCCAGCCGGACCAAGGTCGAAGACACCCGTGAGCTGCTGGACAACGTGCAGTACGCGCCCAGTCGCGGACGCTTCAAGGTCTACCTGATCGACGAAGTGCACATGCTTTCCAGCCACTCCTTCAACGCGCTGCTCAAGACCCTCGAAGAGCCGCCGCCGTACGTCAAGTTCATCCTGGCAACCACCGACCCGCAAAAACTGCCGGCGACCATCCTCTCGCGTTGCCTGCAGTTCTCCCTGAAAAACATGACGCCTGAGCGCGTCGTCGAGCATTTGACCCATGTGCTGGGCGTCGAGAACGTGCCGTTCGAAGACGACGCGCTCTGGTTGCTCGGGCGTGCGGCCGACGGCTCCATGCGCGATGCCATGAGCCTCACCGATCAGGCAATTGCGTTTGGCGAAGGCAAAGTCATGGCCGCCGATGTGCGCGCCATGCTGGGCACGCTGGATCACGGCCAGGTGTTTGACGTACTGACCGCCCTGATCGACGGCGACGCGCGCAGTCTGCTCGAAGCGGTGCGGCATCTGGCCGAGCAAGGCCCGGACTGGAATGGCGTGCTGTCGGAGATTCTCAACGTGCTTCACCGTGTAGCCATCGCCCAGGCGCTGCCGGAAGGTGTCGACAACGGCCATGGAGATCGTGACCGGGTATTGGCGCTCGCTCAGGCGCTGCCTGCCGAAGACGTGCAGTTTTATTACCAGATGGGCCTGATTGGCCGTCGCGATCTACCGCTGGCCCCGGATCCGCGAGGCGGTTTCGAGATGGTCCTGTTGCGCATGCTGGCGTTCCGTCCGGCCGACAATGACGATGCGCCGAGGCAGACACTAAAGTCAGTGGGGATCAGCCCGGCCACGGTTGATTCCCAAAAAGCGGTGGCCGGTGCGACATCTGTTGCGTCGGCGCCGACCGCCTCAACGGCCGTCGTACCCCCCGCTCTGATAACCGCGCCAGCCCCGGCCGTTGCGCAAGCTGCACCTGTTCACGCCGCCTCCGCGCCGGAAGATGACCTCGACCTGCCGTGGAACGCGGCCAAGGCTAGCCCGGCTGCCAGCGCCACGACGCCTGATGCACAAACCCCATCGCAAGCGCCGGCCCATCAGGCGCACGAGCAGGCAGACGAGCCATCAGCACCCGTGGACGCCGCGCCGCAGCCTGCGCAAACCGTGCCCGGGCCTGTGCTCGACACCGTTGCCGAACAACCCGATCTGACCCCGATGCCTGCACCAGCCCCCGCAAGCCCGGTGCCGGACGCACCTGAAATCGATTCGCCCGAGCAGTTGCAAGCCGCGGTAGAGGCCGTCAGCCCGGGCATGCTAGAGGCCCTGCCCGATGCGGTGCCTTACGTGCCAGCGCCGATGGACCGCGACGACGAGCCGCCGCCGGATGACGATTATTACGAGCCGGACGTGGACATCGATCCGGCGTCCTATGCGTACCTGGATGATCTGGCCCACGAAGCCGTCGAGACCGTTGAAGCGGTCGAGGCCGAGCCCGAACCTTTACCGGCCGCGATGCCGGCCACAGGGTTGGCGTTTGAGTGGCTGGAGCTGTTTCCCAAGCTTCCGGTGTCCGGCATGACCGCGAGCATCGCCGCCAACTGCACGCTGGTCTCGGTGGACGGCGATCAGTGGCTGTTGCACCTCGATCCGGCCCACAGCGCCTTGTTCAATGCGACCCAGCAACGCCGTCTGAACGATGCGCTGAACCAATTTCACGAGCGCACGCTCAATCTGAGTATCGAGCTGATCAAGCCTGAACAGGAAACTCCCGCCCAGGCCGGTGCGCGACGTCGGGCCGATCGGCAGCGGCAGGCCGAGGCCTCCATTCAGGCAGATCCGTTCATCCAGCAGATGCTGCAACAGTTTGGCGCCGTCATCCGGGACGATACGATTGCCCCGGTTGATGCACCGGTAACACAGACCCATTAA
- a CDS encoding NADP-dependent oxidoreductase, whose protein sequence is MPQDLILNQRVVLASRPQGAPTPENFRLEREALPELQDGQVQLRTLYLSLDPYMRGRMSDAPSYAPPVEVDGVMEGGAVSVVEQSRNPDFKEGDLVVGQTGWQTHSVSDGKNLMAVPKDLSSPSMAVGVLGMPGITGYMGLMHIGQPKAGETLVVAAASGAVGSVVGQIAKLHGLRVVGIAGGVDKCRYVMDELGFDACIDHKSEHFAEQLTEACPSGIDVYFELVGGKVFEAVLPLLNQHARIPLCGVIAQYNAQSLPEGTDKLPLLMRTLLTKRARIQGFIVFEEYSDRLDEFMQAMVPLVKDGKVKFREDVVNGLENAPDAFIGMLEGKNFGKLVVKVS, encoded by the coding sequence ATGCCTCAAGACTTGATCCTCAATCAGCGTGTCGTACTTGCCTCCCGTCCACAGGGCGCACCGACGCCGGAGAATTTCCGCCTGGAGCGCGAAGCCTTGCCGGAGTTGCAGGACGGCCAGGTGCAATTGCGCACCCTTTACCTGTCCCTCGACCCCTATATGCGCGGCCGCATGAGCGACGCCCCGTCCTATGCACCGCCCGTTGAAGTCGACGGCGTGATGGAGGGGGGCGCTGTCAGCGTGGTCGAGCAGTCGCGCAATCCGGACTTCAAGGAAGGCGATCTGGTGGTCGGCCAGACCGGCTGGCAGACCCACAGCGTGTCTGATGGCAAAAACCTGATGGCCGTGCCCAAAGACCTGTCAAGCCCTTCGATGGCGGTTGGTGTGCTCGGTATGCCCGGCATCACCGGTTACATGGGGCTGATGCACATTGGTCAGCCGAAAGCAGGCGAAACCCTGGTGGTGGCAGCAGCGTCGGGCGCCGTCGGATCGGTGGTCGGGCAAATTGCCAAGCTGCACGGCCTGCGTGTGGTGGGTATCGCGGGCGGTGTCGACAAGTGCCGTTATGTGATGGACGAGCTGGGTTTTGATGCCTGCATCGACCACAAGAGCGAACATTTCGCCGAGCAACTGACTGAAGCGTGCCCGAGCGGTATCGATGTCTACTTCGAACTGGTCGGCGGCAAGGTGTTTGAAGCCGTACTGCCGTTGCTCAACCAACACGCGCGTATTCCGTTGTGCGGCGTGATTGCGCAGTACAACGCCCAGAGTCTGCCGGAAGGCACGGACAAGCTGCCGCTGTTGATGCGCACGTTGCTGACCAAGCGCGCACGCATTCAGGGCTTCATCGTGTTTGAAGAGTATTCCGATCGTCTCGACGAGTTCATGCAGGCTATGGTGCCGCTGGTCAAGGACGGCAAAGTCAAATTCCGTGAAGATGTGGTGAACGGCCTGGAAAACGCACCGGATGCGTTCATCGGCATGCTCGAAGGCAAAAATTTCGGCAAGTTGGTGGTCAAGGTCTCGTGA